The Cutaneotrichosporon cavernicola HIS019 DNA, chromosome: 3 region tgcttctcgcgctccttTGCCGCCAACTCGACATTGAACTGATCGACCTTGGTCTTGAGAGTCATGAGATAATCGCTTGCGCGCTTCAACAAAATCCCCTTGCCAACTTTCGGATCCGACCCTCCCGGCACCTGGGACACAATCTCCATGATCCCCTCGTTGATATTCTCACGGCGTCGCCGCTCGACCTCTTTCTGTCATTAGATCCTTCTCTCTTGAAGAAACGCACATGACTGTCCTTCTTCATCTTTATGGGGTCGATTGGGTCTCCATTCTCCACGGGTCCCACAacgccatcctcgtcgcgccggCGTTTACGTCGATTCGTCGCCTCGACTGCAGCCACCGCGGCAGCCGTCTCGTCCTGGAGCGCGTGGATCTCGTATTCGTCCCTCTTATcgtcgagcatgccgaATCGTGCCTCGCCAGAGGCCGTAAAGAAGGAATTGTCGTGGTGGAAGGTCGCGAGGGAGATGTCGTCTGCTGGGTCTATGGCATCATGCAGTTCCACTGCGTGTTGTGCCAAGTTCTCAAGCGTGTTCTCGCGTCCCCCTTCTAGCAGAGTCGGGAAGAGGTCTGGCGCGGGCTCGGCagaggcgcgcgcgctgggTGGACCGCTGCCGTCGGGCGAGCGGCGGTCGTCGGCGGACATGGCCGGATGCGTGTCTAGTGTAGGGCcggagagagtgagagggggagatggGTGAATgagatggggatgggatgTGGTTGTGAGTTGATGGATGGATGTTGTATGGTGGTTGTGGGTGGTTATGGTGTGATGTTTACGTGTGAGAAGAGTGGGAGTTGAGAGGTCAGGTGATTCAACTggcggggaaggggaagaggggaaAGGCcagggagagggggagagggggtAACATGCCAGGCGAGTACAAAATACAAACAAATAGCGTAAATATTACCCCACATTCTAACAGCCATACTTTTAACAGACAATACCGAGGCACCAGGATTCTGTATCACAGCAGTGCTGTATAAATACATATCTATGCAAGGTATGAGGGTATGCTATATCGTCTATCGGGTGACAAAGTCGTCGAACAGTCGGTTATGCCATTCCGGAAACAGGTCGGCAAGGCGTCGCCGCACAGCCTTGAAGTGCGGTGTCCCCCGCGCAAACGTCATTGGCGTCACCGCGATCTCATAATTGGgctccatctcggccttcatctcggc contains the following coding sequences:
- the CBF1 gene encoding uncharacterized protein (helix loop helix domain); translated protein: MSADDRRSPDGSGPPSARASAEPAPDLFPTLLEGGRENTLENLAQHAVELHDAIDPADDISLATFHHDNSFFTASGEARFGMLDDKRDEYEIHALQDETAAAVAAVEATNRRKRRRDEDGVVGPVENGDPIDPIKMKKDSHKEVERRRRENINEGIMEIVSQVPGGSDPKVGKGILLKRASDYLMTLKTKVDQFNVELAAKEREKQEYVNELDRTRIMLEKAEAGSAKWESAWRDAEDRVAQAQFEVAEAKKRVAELEKDA